A window of the Bradyrhizobium diazoefficiens genome harbors these coding sequences:
- a CDS encoding bifunctional diguanylate cyclase/phosphodiesterase encodes MPTTLARTFAALSAINEAILYAKSPDELYQKVCDAGFSSGDFMAVAVFLVEPHGQRLRFAAGCGDDVARLRAIEITTQAGAPEGSGVGGEAFRSQKLCISNDYLNDPRSLAWREGAAKANIGATAALPLLCNGKSVGVLFVTRSEANSLSDQVVSLFERMSANISYALENLTRETARQTSERATRRLNRMFGALSATNEAILRAKTDLELYQLVCDAAVHSGKSLATIVLLREPDSHWMVPVASTGENLHLVTQARYSIDPDNPYGKGLSGEVFRTQKAIVEDDLPARTRGTPWEQANVDTGVAACVVAPLIKRGESVGVLLFFISRSWAKDQEIVALLLRMAENVCFAIENFDREAEKARIADEEDRLARMYAALSATNEAILRARSRSELFELVCEATVQGAKFASTSIALVDHDAELLRVVASYGPNEERVRRFKLATSDKVPEGRGLTGTAFRTRQPCISNDLWADPRMKPWREGAHRDGIASAAALPLLNGDRVEGAFLFHSFQRDTFTPEFVELLQRLQANVAFALENFDRAEEKARADRQRNRLSGMFEALSATNEAIMRAKTREELFEVACEAAVLGGVFASATIGILDESRELARVVAVRGRLQERMTGRTCTVSADHPEGQGIIGISLRTRQPSVINDYLNDPRSAHWHSKAAEDGTRAAASFPLLRAGQEPIGILLFLASEENTFTPDLVELLGRLAENVSFALDNFDRAEEKARTEAQKERLTRMFAALSATNEAIMRAKSRGELYDLVCQAASAGGKFTSTTIALATPDSDLLRIVSAAGPAAETTRHTRLSTDPARPEGKGMAGTAFRTRQPCISNDYLNDSRVAAFHVIVRKDGARAGAAFPLMVHGEPVGVMIYMSIEKDIFTVEFVELLQRLADNVSFAMENFDRADEKNQADERIEYLASHDSLTDLPNRETFNGLLRAAIDQAQRHDHRFAVLFIDLDRFKVINDSLGHEAGDLLLLEVANRLRGALRASDVVARLGGDEFVVILDQCGEIDDVQHIATGLLTALAEPMELAGHECHTTASIGIAMYPANGADAQTLTKNADMAMYLAKEDGKNGYRFFSKEVKTQSIERLSLESALRRALEREQFSLNYQPKVDMETGQITGVEALLRWSHPDLGNISPAQFIPLAEETGLIVPIGRWVVKEACAQAMAWQRRGLLPVSMAVNLSPRQFADEHLLQDVDEALAASGMSPVLLQLEVTESMMMRNVGRALKVLDAIQSRGIRLAIDDFGTGYSSMSLMKHFPIDTIKIDRSFVRDLPQDSEDQAIAQAIISMGKALGMTVVAEGVENAEQEAFLRTHGCDEMQGFLIAKPLPAKQMAELLRPLELSVAPPLQPETDPAVDETAALRLKRAIV; translated from the coding sequence GTGCCGACGACACTCGCGCGCACCTTTGCGGCGTTGAGCGCCATCAATGAAGCGATTCTCTACGCGAAATCGCCGGACGAGCTGTACCAGAAGGTCTGCGACGCCGGGTTTTCGAGCGGAGATTTCATGGCCGTCGCCGTGTTCCTGGTGGAGCCGCATGGCCAGCGCTTACGCTTTGCGGCCGGCTGCGGCGACGACGTAGCGCGCCTGCGCGCGATCGAGATCACCACGCAAGCCGGCGCGCCCGAGGGCTCGGGCGTCGGCGGCGAGGCGTTCCGCAGCCAGAAGCTCTGCATCAGCAACGACTATCTGAACGATCCGCGCTCGCTGGCGTGGCGTGAGGGCGCGGCCAAGGCGAATATCGGTGCGACCGCTGCGCTGCCGCTTCTGTGCAACGGCAAGAGCGTCGGCGTGCTGTTCGTGACCCGCAGCGAAGCCAACTCGCTCAGCGACCAGGTGGTGTCGCTGTTCGAGCGCATGTCGGCCAACATTTCCTATGCGCTGGAGAATCTCACGCGCGAGACCGCGCGGCAAACCAGCGAGCGGGCGACGCGGCGCCTCAACCGCATGTTCGGCGCACTCAGCGCGACCAATGAGGCCATCCTGCGCGCCAAGACCGATCTGGAGCTCTATCAGCTCGTCTGCGATGCCGCCGTGCACAGCGGCAAGTCGCTGGCGACGATCGTGTTGCTGCGCGAGCCGGATTCGCACTGGATGGTCCCGGTCGCTTCCACCGGAGAGAACCTTCATCTGGTCACCCAGGCGCGCTATTCGATCGATCCGGACAATCCCTATGGCAAGGGCCTCTCCGGCGAGGTGTTCCGCACGCAGAAAGCCATCGTGGAGGACGACCTGCCGGCCCGCACCAGGGGAACGCCCTGGGAGCAAGCCAACGTCGATACCGGCGTTGCCGCCTGCGTGGTCGCGCCGCTGATCAAGCGCGGCGAGAGCGTCGGCGTCCTCCTGTTCTTCATCAGCCGCTCCTGGGCGAAGGACCAGGAGATCGTCGCCCTGCTGCTGCGCATGGCCGAGAACGTCTGCTTCGCGATCGAGAATTTCGACCGCGAGGCGGAAAAGGCCAGGATCGCCGATGAGGAGGACCGTCTCGCGCGCATGTATGCGGCGCTGAGCGCAACCAATGAAGCCATCCTGCGGGCGCGCTCGCGCAGCGAATTGTTCGAGCTGGTGTGCGAGGCGACGGTGCAGGGCGCCAAGTTCGCATCGACGTCGATTGCGCTCGTCGATCACGATGCCGAGCTGCTCCGCGTGGTTGCGAGCTACGGTCCGAACGAGGAGCGGGTGCGCCGCTTCAAGCTAGCGACCAGCGACAAGGTCCCGGAGGGACGGGGATTGACCGGCACCGCGTTCCGGACGCGGCAGCCCTGCATCAGCAATGATTTGTGGGCCGACCCGCGCATGAAGCCGTGGCGCGAAGGCGCGCACCGGGACGGCATCGCCTCGGCGGCGGCCTTGCCGCTGTTAAACGGCGACCGGGTCGAGGGTGCCTTCCTCTTCCATTCGTTCCAGCGCGATACGTTCACGCCCGAATTCGTCGAGCTGTTGCAGCGATTGCAGGCCAACGTCGCCTTTGCCCTGGAGAATTTCGATCGCGCCGAGGAGAAGGCGCGGGCCGACAGGCAGCGCAACCGCCTCAGCGGCATGTTCGAGGCGCTGAGCGCCACCAACGAAGCGATCATGCGCGCCAAGACGCGCGAGGAACTGTTCGAGGTGGCGTGCGAGGCGGCCGTGCTCGGCGGAGTGTTCGCCTCGGCGACGATCGGCATCTTGGACGAAAGCCGTGAGCTCGCCCGCGTCGTCGCGGTGAGGGGACGGCTCCAGGAGCGAATGACCGGACGGACCTGTACCGTCTCCGCCGATCATCCCGAGGGGCAGGGCATCATCGGAATCTCGCTACGGACCCGACAGCCGAGTGTCATCAACGACTATCTGAACGACCCGCGATCGGCCCACTGGCACTCCAAGGCGGCCGAGGATGGAACCCGGGCCGCGGCGAGCTTTCCGCTGCTGCGGGCCGGCCAGGAGCCGATCGGCATTCTGCTTTTCCTCGCATCGGAAGAGAATACGTTCACGCCAGATCTGGTCGAGCTGCTGGGACGTCTCGCCGAAAACGTCTCCTTTGCGCTCGACAATTTCGACCGCGCCGAGGAGAAGGCGCGCACCGAGGCGCAGAAGGAACGCCTGACGCGAATGTTCGCGGCGCTGAGTGCGACCAACGAGGCGATCATGCGGGCAAAATCCCGCGGCGAGCTCTATGACCTGGTCTGTCAGGCGGCCTCCGCCGGCGGCAAATTCACCTCGACGACCATCGCCCTTGCGACGCCCGACAGCGATCTGCTCCGGATCGTCTCGGCCGCGGGGCCTGCGGCGGAGACGACGCGTCACACCCGTCTGTCGACCGATCCCGCACGTCCCGAGGGCAAGGGAATGGCAGGCACGGCGTTCCGTACCCGGCAGCCCTGCATCAGCAATGACTATCTGAACGACAGCCGCGTCGCCGCCTTCCACGTCATCGTCCGCAAGGATGGCGCGCGAGCGGGCGCCGCGTTCCCGCTGATGGTTCATGGCGAGCCCGTCGGCGTCATGATCTACATGTCGATCGAGAAGGACATCTTCACCGTCGAATTCGTCGAGCTGTTGCAGCGTCTCGCCGACAACGTCTCCTTCGCGATGGAGAATTTCGACCGCGCCGACGAGAAGAACCAGGCGGACGAGCGGATCGAGTATCTCGCCTCGCATGACAGCCTGACCGATTTGCCGAACCGCGAGACCTTCAACGGGCTATTGCGGGCGGCGATCGACCAAGCGCAACGCCACGATCACCGTTTCGCTGTGCTGTTCATCGATCTCGACCGCTTCAAGGTCATCAATGATTCGCTGGGCCATGAGGCCGGCGATTTGCTCCTGCTCGAGGTGGCGAACCGTTTGCGCGGCGCGCTGCGGGCAAGCGACGTCGTGGCGCGCCTCGGCGGCGACGAGTTCGTGGTGATCCTCGACCAGTGCGGCGAGATCGACGACGTCCAGCACATCGCCACCGGGCTGTTGACGGCGCTCGCCGAGCCCATGGAGCTTGCCGGCCATGAGTGCCACACCACGGCTTCGATCGGCATCGCGATGTATCCTGCCAACGGCGCCGACGCGCAGACGCTGACCAAGAACGCCGACATGGCGATGTATCTCGCCAAGGAAGACGGCAAGAACGGCTATCGCTTCTTCTCCAAGGAAGTGAAGACGCAGTCGATCGAGCGGCTATCGCTCGAAAGCGCGCTGCGCCGGGCGCTGGAGCGCGAGCAGTTCTCGCTGAACTATCAGCCCAAGGTCGACATGGAGACCGGCCAGATCACCGGCGTAGAGGCGCTGCTGCGCTGGAGCCATCCCGATCTCGGCAATATCTCGCCGGCGCAGTTCATTCCGCTTGCCGAAGAGACCGGCCTGATCGTGCCGATCGGCCGTTGGGTGGTGAAGGAAGCCTGCGCGCAGGCGATGGCCTGGCAACGCCGCGGCCTGTTGCCGGTGTCGATGGCGGTCAACCTGTCGCCGCGGCAGTTTGCGGACGAACATCTGTTGCAGGACGTCGACGAGGCCCTGGCTGCCTCCGGCATGTCGCCGGTGCTGCTTCAGCTCGAGGTCACCGAGAGCATGATGATGCGCAATGTCGGACGCGCGCTGAAAGTGCTCGACGCCATTCAAAGCCGCGGCATCCGGCTTGCCATCGACGATTTCGGCACCGGCTATTCGTCGATGTCGCTGATGAAGCACTTCCCGATCGACACCATCAAGATCGACCGCTCCTTCGTGCGTGACCTGCCGCAGGATTCGGAAGACCAGGCGATCGCGCAGGCGATCATCAGCATGGGCAAGGCGCTCGGCATGACCGTGGTCGCCGAGGGCGTCGAGAACGCCGAGCAGGAGGCCTTCCTGCGCACCCATGGCTGCGACGAGATGCAGGGCTTCCTGATCGCCAAGCCGCTGCCCGCGAAGCAGATGGCCGAATTGCTGCGGCCGCTGGAGCTGTCGGTCGCGCCGCCGCTCCAGCCGGAGACGGACCCGGCCGTGGACGAAACCGCGGCGCTACGGCTGAAACGCGCTATCGTCTGA
- a CDS encoding Ldh family oxidoreductase: protein MPVVKADRLTRVAAALLRAAGASEEEADAVAVGCVNANLAGHDSHGVIAVPTYIDRIKAGHIVPGAKWTIVQESTTTTVIDGHWGFGFHVNAKAMALTIEKAKTANVAACTVFRQSHVGRLAAYPLMAMREGMIGIATADSGRSPKHVAPFGGKEARLGTNPISIAVPSDLAAPFYLDMATSAVAASKIQLAVARGEEIPTGWIIDAEGRHTTDPTQYRKGGALLPLGGTEGYKGSGLAAMVEVLCGLLTGLGFGVEPTGRHNDGCFMAVFNVAAFRPLKEFKREVAEFAQYLKSTPPSEGSRGVYYPGEIEGVREQQRLRDGIEVEDATWDKLRALAREYRLDTVLDLA, encoded by the coding sequence ATGCCCGTCGTCAAGGCCGACCGCCTCACGCGAGTAGCCGCTGCGCTGCTCCGTGCCGCCGGAGCCTCCGAGGAAGAAGCCGACGCCGTTGCCGTCGGCTGCGTCAACGCCAATCTCGCCGGCCATGACTCCCACGGCGTGATCGCGGTTCCGACCTATATCGATCGCATCAAGGCCGGGCACATCGTCCCCGGCGCCAAATGGACCATCGTCCAGGAATCGACGACGACGACCGTGATCGACGGCCACTGGGGTTTTGGTTTCCACGTCAACGCCAAGGCGATGGCGCTGACGATCGAAAAGGCGAAAACGGCGAACGTCGCCGCCTGCACCGTGTTCCGGCAGAGCCATGTCGGCCGCCTCGCCGCCTATCCGCTCATGGCGATGCGCGAAGGCATGATCGGGATTGCCACCGCCGATTCCGGCCGCTCGCCAAAACACGTCGCGCCGTTCGGCGGCAAGGAAGCGCGGCTCGGCACCAATCCGATCTCGATCGCGGTGCCGTCCGATCTCGCGGCGCCGTTCTATCTGGACATGGCGACATCGGCAGTTGCCGCCAGCAAGATCCAGCTCGCGGTCGCCCGCGGCGAAGAGATCCCGACCGGCTGGATCATCGATGCGGAGGGCCGGCACACCACCGATCCCACCCAATACCGCAAGGGCGGCGCGCTGCTGCCGCTCGGCGGCACCGAAGGCTATAAGGGCAGCGGGCTTGCCGCGATGGTCGAGGTGCTGTGCGGCCTGCTCACTGGATTGGGCTTCGGCGTTGAGCCAACGGGGCGGCACAATGACGGATGCTTCATGGCGGTGTTCAACGTCGCCGCATTCCGCCCGCTCAAAGAATTCAAGCGCGAGGTCGCGGAGTTCGCGCAATACCTGAAATCGACGCCACCGTCCGAGGGTAGCCGAGGCGTCTACTATCCCGGCGAGATCGAGGGCGTGCGCGAGCAGCAACGCCTGCGCGACGGCATCGAGGTCGAGGATGCAACCTGGGACAAGCTGCGCGCGCTCGCACGCGAATACAGGCTCGACACCGTCCTCGACCTGGCCTGA
- a CDS encoding LLM class flavin-dependent oxidoreductase, whose amino-acid sequence MNRQMVLVGFLQAQNCTNLPSSWRHPDSRADSMSADYYQEIARILEAGKFHMAFFDDRLAMPDRYGNDHAHTVEYGIRCVKMDPLIVLTTMGLVTEKLGLGATCSTTYYEPFDVARRFATLDLMSGGRAGWNVVTSLNDGEALNMGRDSHPEHDSRYDKADEFMEVVLGHWDTWEDGALIMDKTSGRFADPTKVKRLDHKGPAFKSRGPFTVPRSDQGHPVIIQAGASGRGQRFAGRWGEVIFTAARNLTGAREGYASVRNEAAKAGRDPEQMFLCNLTTPVCAATKAEAEDKMALINKLPLEIDALSLLAEALNYDFASKDLDAPLTTDELNSMQGILGIRDGVLKNSGKSNPSARDFVTFSGRGQVHDAMVGGPKEIADKLEEMFVERGCDGFVIAATYVPGSYADFVQHIVPELQRRGLFQKDYRGKTLRENLGLKRPAAGGWKVKPRDAAE is encoded by the coding sequence ATGAATCGGCAGATGGTCCTGGTCGGCTTCCTTCAGGCGCAGAACTGCACGAACTTGCCGAGCTCATGGCGGCATCCGGACTCGCGCGCAGATTCGATGTCGGCGGACTATTACCAGGAAATCGCGAGGATTCTCGAAGCCGGAAAATTCCATATGGCGTTTTTCGACGATCGCCTTGCCATGCCGGACCGCTACGGCAACGACCACGCCCACACCGTCGAATACGGCATCCGCTGCGTGAAGATGGATCCGTTGATCGTGCTGACCACGATGGGCTTGGTCACCGAGAAGCTTGGGCTCGGAGCAACCTGCTCAACCACCTACTACGAACCCTTCGACGTCGCCCGCCGTTTTGCCACGCTCGATCTGATGTCGGGCGGGCGCGCGGGTTGGAATGTCGTGACCTCGCTCAATGACGGTGAAGCCCTCAACATGGGCCGCGACTCCCATCCCGAACATGATTCCCGCTACGACAAGGCCGACGAGTTCATGGAGGTCGTGCTTGGCCACTGGGATACCTGGGAGGACGGCGCGCTCATCATGGACAAGACGAGCGGCCGCTTTGCCGATCCGACCAAGGTGAAGCGGCTCGATCACAAGGGGCCAGCCTTCAAGTCGCGCGGGCCGTTCACCGTGCCGCGCTCGGACCAGGGCCATCCCGTGATCATCCAGGCCGGCGCATCCGGCCGCGGCCAGCGCTTTGCAGGCCGATGGGGCGAGGTGATCTTCACCGCCGCGCGCAATCTCACTGGTGCCAGGGAAGGCTATGCCTCCGTCCGCAACGAGGCCGCGAAGGCCGGCCGCGATCCGGAGCAGATGTTCCTCTGCAATCTGACGACGCCGGTCTGCGCCGCGACCAAGGCGGAAGCCGAGGACAAGATGGCGCTGATCAACAAGCTGCCGCTGGAGATCGACGCGCTGTCATTGCTCGCCGAAGCGCTCAATTACGATTTCGCCTCCAAGGATCTCGATGCGCCGCTGACGACGGACGAGCTGAACAGCATGCAGGGCATTCTGGGCATCCGCGACGGCGTGCTGAAGAATTCCGGCAAGAGCAATCCGAGTGCGCGCGACTTCGTCACCTTCTCCGGCCGCGGCCAGGTGCACGATGCCATGGTCGGCGGCCCCAAGGAGATCGCCGACAAGCTAGAGGAAATGTTCGTCGAGCGCGGTTGCGACGGCTTTGTCATCGCCGCGACCTATGTGCCCGGCTCGTACGCGGATTTCGTGCAACATATCGTGCCGGAATTGCAGCGGCGCGGGCTGTTCCAGAAGGACTATCGCGGCAAGACATTGCGGGAAAATCTCGGGCTGAAGCGGCCGGCCGCCGGCGGCTGGAAAGTAAAGCCGCGCGACGCCGCGGAATAG
- a CDS encoding fumarylacetoacetate hydrolase family protein, with product MRWLKFTASAKTSWGLVEGDQVIAVDGDPFGDWQRTSRTHPLSDVKIELPLIPRTFYCVGLNYLKHLKEAADKRGEVPAVPERPEIGYRAQNALIAHDEDVVIPSFATEKIHYEGELAVVIGKKVKHLSEDNAMDCVFGYTIGNDVSERSWQKADRSLWRSKNADSFKPMGPWIETEADLAKMETIVRVNGNETNRFHTNDMIFGVVPFLVELTKYFTLWPGDVIWMGTDGASPDIKHGDVVEIDITGVGTLRNRFVREGQQ from the coding sequence ATGCGCTGGCTGAAATTCACCGCCTCCGCCAAAACCTCCTGGGGCTTGGTCGAAGGCGATCAGGTGATCGCGGTCGACGGCGATCCCTTTGGCGACTGGCAGCGGACCTCGCGCACGCATCCGCTTAGCGACGTGAAGATCGAGCTGCCGCTGATCCCGCGCACCTTCTATTGCGTCGGCCTGAACTATCTGAAGCATCTAAAGGAGGCCGCCGACAAGCGCGGCGAGGTGCCCGCCGTGCCTGAACGACCCGAGATCGGCTATCGCGCGCAGAACGCGCTGATCGCGCATGACGAGGATGTCGTGATCCCGTCCTTCGCGACGGAAAAGATCCACTACGAGGGCGAGCTCGCCGTCGTCATCGGCAAGAAGGTGAAGCACCTCTCGGAAGATAACGCGATGGATTGCGTGTTCGGCTACACCATCGGCAACGACGTCAGTGAACGCTCCTGGCAGAAGGCCGACCGCAGCCTTTGGCGCTCGAAGAATGCCGACTCGTTCAAGCCGATGGGGCCGTGGATCGAGACCGAGGCCGATCTGGCGAAAATGGAAACGATCGTCCGCGTCAACGGTAACGAGACCAACCGCTTCCACACCAACGACATGATCTTTGGCGTGGTGCCGTTCCTGGTCGAGCTGACGAAGTACTTTACGCTATGGCCGGGCGACGTGATCTGGATGGGCACGGACGGGGCCTCACCGGATATCAAACACGGCGACGTCGTGGAGATCGACATCACCGGCGTCGGAACGTTGCGGAACAGGTTTGTGCGAGAGGGGCAGCAGTAG
- a CDS encoding LysR family transcriptional regulator: MKQNFTVRQGALDGVEAFLSVAQHRSFRRAAAELGVTPSAISQAVRALEARVGAALFIRTTRSVGLTEAGERFFARARPAFEELIAASGAARELGQRPAGLLRLTVPRSVVPILLEPLIASFCQAYPEIEVELAASEELVDLAAGGFDAGIRMGQFITPDMIAVRLTKPLPLIVVGSPAYLARAGRPEHPDDLRAHACLRLRRSNGALASWLLTDNGRSVEIAVSGPFIAYDFPTMLGAATEGVGLAQVPAPLATGAIAAGRLVRVLEQFSQMTPGVFLYYPGHRQIMPKLRAFIDHVKSRSAVG, translated from the coding sequence ATGAAGCAGAACTTCACAGTCAGGCAGGGAGCGCTCGACGGTGTCGAGGCGTTCCTCAGCGTCGCCCAGCATCGCAGTTTCCGGCGGGCGGCTGCGGAGCTCGGCGTCACGCCCTCGGCGATCAGTCAGGCGGTCCGCGCGCTCGAGGCGCGTGTCGGGGCTGCGCTCTTCATCCGCACGACCCGTAGCGTTGGTCTGACCGAAGCCGGCGAGAGATTCTTTGCGCGCGCAAGACCGGCCTTTGAGGAACTCATCGCGGCAAGCGGTGCGGCGCGTGAGCTCGGTCAGCGGCCGGCCGGGCTGCTGCGCCTTACGGTGCCGCGTTCGGTCGTCCCGATCCTGCTGGAGCCGCTGATCGCCTCGTTCTGCCAAGCTTATCCGGAAATCGAGGTAGAGCTTGCAGCAAGCGAGGAGCTTGTCGACCTCGCGGCCGGCGGCTTTGATGCCGGCATCAGGATGGGCCAGTTCATCACCCCCGACATGATTGCGGTGCGGCTGACCAAGCCGCTACCGCTCATTGTCGTCGGCAGCCCCGCTTACCTTGCCCGTGCCGGCCGACCCGAGCATCCGGACGATCTGCGTGCGCACGCCTGCTTGCGATTGCGGCGATCGAACGGCGCGCTCGCATCATGGTTGCTTACCGACAACGGCCGTTCGGTCGAGATCGCGGTGTCGGGCCCTTTCATTGCCTACGATTTTCCGACGATGCTTGGAGCCGCGACCGAAGGCGTGGGTCTTGCGCAAGTGCCCGCACCATTGGCCACCGGCGCCATCGCTGCGGGAAGGCTCGTCCGCGTGCTGGAGCAATTCTCGCAGATGACGCCGGGTGTGTTCCTGTATTATCCGGGCCATCGGCAAATCATGCCGAAGCTGCGCGCTTTCATCGACCATGTGAAGAGCCGGTCGGCCGTAGGCTGA
- a CDS encoding Lrp/AsnC family transcriptional regulator, giving the protein MIEDQDTRILAHLQKDGRATNQQLADEVGMSTSACWRRVRALEDGGVIRGYAALVAREQAGFAMSAILHVSLERHDAKFVDEFVSRVTTRREVLECFATTGDADYHLRVVVQDMAAYNRFLDEFMFRIPGIRYVRSNVVLKEIKTSVALPF; this is encoded by the coding sequence ATGATTGAAGATCAGGACACGCGGATTCTCGCCCATCTCCAGAAGGACGGCCGCGCCACCAACCAGCAGCTGGCCGACGAGGTCGGCATGTCGACCTCGGCCTGCTGGCGCCGGGTGCGTGCGCTCGAGGACGGCGGCGTCATCCGCGGCTATGCGGCGCTGGTCGCGCGCGAGCAGGCGGGCTTTGCGATGTCCGCCATCCTCCACGTTTCGCTGGAACGGCACGACGCCAAATTCGTCGACGAGTTCGTCTCGCGCGTCACCACGCGTCGCGAGGTGCTGGAGTGTTTTGCGACGACGGGCGACGCCGATTATCATTTGCGCGTCGTCGTGCAGGACATGGCGGCCTACAACCGCTTCCTCGACGAGTTCATGTTCCGCATCCCCGGCATCCGCTACGTCCGCAGCAATGTGGTGCTGAAGGAGATCAAGACGAGCGTGGCGCTGCCGTTTTGA